A single Deltaproteobacteria bacterium DNA region contains:
- a CDS encoding phosphoenolpyruvate synthase codes for MIVSEALRANLEATAVRELVFDSRFQVLRDAVKDYHGIIKALDSLLFELHHPFRNWEVVIRELRSFSLKNLSAYSRSSQGPEAIKVLLGTFFDIISEVPDENQKTEAVNGILAFLEKIIQKADTEKLLTILPDIEHAFRRLNESNALVIKAVARSCHPVSRLIQNISNRLKGQEISPGLWDAAGRLLIKVRESTFQYWLGQEDPESWLNRTVEQFSIEPDPENLEKTLRLIKPVSHRQLKSFLEDLEIEKKTSLNEKKALDLARRPGHLDIVNQYRKIVRELARLSCQILSVSSKEQSSPNQETGLYSLLPFHFIEMEGLSAIHEEVLRQINRSLLHLIRTADQERLQEILSGSFALLKQQVGNFPRTALQCIEALGSEVVRRDDTRLIEIFLSQVIHFGFQPPGIKGVDTEWHILNNPAHLQNIRVWLKFAEQKTSVCGTLLSALIINLKLAGTCIRDTDLFQKDVSRLLNCDIEQNYNLVKQLAKILPVYFNEIGAEGLLRDVSTELDEISHRKDILIHFLRKQSHVESNNRIVDFIEAILCFWFGRQKDILEPFLPPEILEQVSGHGPFVDHVHRLVRHLADVLDIKRFTHSVDTLLDLKQDRLSQILSQIPDVPPQEKRRVELLIRMYRLEVHKYKLGTQEIRHHLEEARNQGFEGLDKVLEVLDVDDDPERCLEVILDQLDALKGIILSKERFEIREDIYHKRHITVDIPSMYGRYHERKFDALSLSFRLENLANLYFERLIAKIDSTFISRPIFVRILRYLRLFWRAVQLDGVYSGKFAAYLALLEKSLEVRRFAFSQYLDVVRGLSEGVKDIIHAYYISPHQDNISLIIRQLGKYNLLPKYKTALKEVEDEVQMTHQITEWFLRDLISSTFGLQYLDNFIARVYQLLGEQKERLDHKDLDLVLSYDPNQVLCTIHSPKQQTKNLLHLGNKGFNLVLLAQKGLPVPPGVIVTTEVFRCYPIIQKLRSAYMEFKSQLQKAIGEIENQTGRRFGDPSNPLLLSVRSGAAISMPGMMSTIINVGSNPEIIEGLAKKTGNAWFAWDNYRRFVQSWAMSFDLEREMFTEIMNNHKLRYGVKQKREFTGYQMKELALAYQQATLDHGLELEKDPFEQLLVAIQLILTSWESEKAKNYREIMEMSDYWGTAVILQAMAYGNLSETSGSGVAFTPIHTDNIDSISLWGDFTTGNQGDDIVSGLVSTYPISIKQQKAMGLDSEMTLEKNFPEIYNTLLSISRELIYEKRWDPQEIEFTFEGPESNRLFILQSRNMTTKRRCIVQVFVPSGELEASYLGRGIGVSGGAMTGKAVFTLSEIKSLRRKEPETPLILIRSDTVPDDIKEITLTDGLLTAKGGQTSHAAIIAFRLDKSCIVGCKQLQVFENQGFAQLHDRIIRSGDFLSIDGRNGSIYMGRHATQTEEEMSLV; via the coding sequence ATGATTGTATCGGAAGCCCTTCGTGCAAACCTTGAGGCCACAGCCGTTCGGGAGTTAGTGTTCGACTCCCGCTTCCAGGTTCTCCGGGATGCGGTCAAGGATTATCATGGAATAATTAAAGCCCTTGACAGCCTCCTCTTTGAACTGCATCATCCATTTCGTAACTGGGAAGTTGTGATCAGGGAGCTGAGGTCATTTTCTCTCAAGAATCTTTCTGCTTACAGCCGTTCATCTCAGGGACCCGAGGCCATTAAAGTACTTTTAGGCACCTTCTTTGATATCATTTCCGAAGTCCCTGATGAAAATCAAAAGACCGAGGCCGTAAATGGAATCCTGGCCTTTCTGGAAAAAATCATCCAAAAAGCAGATACTGAAAAGCTTCTGACAATACTGCCTGATATTGAACATGCCTTCCGCAGGCTCAATGAATCCAACGCTCTTGTGATTAAGGCTGTTGCCAGGAGCTGTCACCCTGTATCTCGCCTGATACAGAATATTTCCAACCGCCTGAAGGGACAAGAGATATCTCCGGGCTTATGGGATGCAGCGGGAAGGCTCCTTATTAAAGTCCGGGAATCTACCTTTCAGTACTGGCTTGGGCAAGAAGACCCTGAGAGCTGGCTTAACCGTACTGTTGAGCAGTTTTCCATAGAACCTGACCCTGAGAACCTGGAAAAGACGCTGAGGCTCATCAAACCGGTCTCGCACAGGCAGCTCAAGTCCTTTCTGGAAGACCTGGAAATCGAGAAAAAAACCTCTCTCAACGAAAAAAAGGCCCTGGATCTGGCCAGGCGCCCGGGCCACCTGGATATAGTGAATCAGTACAGAAAGATTGTCAGGGAACTGGCCAGGCTGTCTTGTCAAATCCTTTCTGTATCATCAAAAGAGCAGTCTTCACCCAATCAGGAAACAGGATTATACTCTTTGCTTCCGTTCCATTTTATTGAAATGGAAGGCCTGTCCGCAATCCACGAAGAAGTCCTTCGCCAGATCAATCGCAGCCTTTTGCATCTTATACGCACCGCAGACCAGGAACGGCTTCAAGAGATCCTTTCCGGAAGCTTTGCGCTGCTGAAGCAGCAAGTAGGCAATTTCCCAAGGACTGCTCTTCAGTGCATCGAGGCCCTGGGTTCAGAAGTAGTCCGCAGGGACGACACAAGGCTCATCGAGATCTTTCTCAGTCAGGTAATCCATTTTGGCTTCCAGCCCCCTGGTATTAAGGGCGTGGATACCGAATGGCATATATTAAACAATCCTGCTCATCTGCAGAATATTCGCGTCTGGCTAAAATTTGCAGAACAGAAAACCAGTGTCTGCGGCACCCTGTTGTCGGCCCTTATCATAAACCTCAAGCTGGCAGGCACATGTATCCGGGATACGGACCTGTTTCAGAAGGACGTCAGCCGGTTACTCAACTGCGACATAGAACAAAATTACAATCTGGTCAAACAGTTGGCCAAGATCCTGCCGGTTTACTTCAATGAGATAGGAGCAGAGGGTCTCCTGAGGGACGTGTCGACAGAACTGGATGAGATATCTCACCGTAAGGATATCCTTATCCACTTTCTGAGAAAACAGAGCCATGTTGAGAGCAACAACCGCATTGTCGATTTCATAGAGGCCATTTTGTGCTTCTGGTTCGGCAGGCAGAAGGACATACTGGAACCCTTTCTGCCCCCTGAGATCCTGGAGCAGGTCTCTGGCCATGGCCCATTCGTGGATCATGTACACAGGCTTGTACGGCATCTTGCAGATGTGCTGGATATCAAACGATTTACCCACAGTGTTGATACCTTGCTGGATTTGAAACAAGACCGGCTTTCTCAAATTTTGAGCCAGATCCCTGATGTCCCTCCTCAAGAGAAAAGACGTGTTGAGCTTCTTATCCGGATGTACCGGCTTGAGGTCCATAAGTACAAGCTCGGCACCCAGGAAATCCGTCATCATCTGGAGGAAGCCAGAAATCAGGGTTTTGAGGGGCTGGATAAAGTACTTGAAGTCCTGGATGTGGATGATGATCCGGAGCGGTGCCTTGAAGTAATCCTGGACCAGCTTGATGCCCTTAAAGGCATTATACTCAGCAAGGAGCGGTTTGAAATCAGGGAGGACATATACCACAAACGGCACATAACCGTGGATATTCCTTCAATGTACGGCCGATATCATGAGCGCAAGTTTGATGCCCTCAGCCTCAGTTTCCGACTGGAGAACCTGGCAAATTTATACTTCGAACGGCTGATAGCCAAGATAGATTCAACCTTCATTTCAAGGCCCATCTTTGTACGCATACTCAGGTATCTCCGGCTCTTCTGGAGGGCCGTACAGCTGGACGGAGTGTATTCCGGGAAGTTCGCCGCCTATCTGGCCCTGCTGGAAAAATCTCTCGAGGTCCGGCGATTTGCCTTTTCCCAGTATTTGGACGTAGTGAGAGGGTTATCCGAGGGGGTTAAAGACATTATCCATGCCTATTACATAAGCCCGCATCAGGACAATATCTCTCTCATTATTCGCCAACTTGGCAAATACAACCTGCTCCCAAAGTACAAAACCGCTTTAAAAGAGGTTGAAGACGAGGTCCAGATGACCCATCAGATAACGGAGTGGTTCCTGAGGGACCTTATTTCCAGCACCTTTGGCCTGCAATATCTGGACAACTTCATAGCCCGGGTATACCAGTTGCTTGGAGAGCAGAAAGAAAGACTGGATCACAAGGACCTTGACTTGGTATTGAGCTATGATCCGAATCAGGTATTGTGTACCATACACAGTCCGAAACAACAGACAAAAAACCTCCTGCACCTCGGCAATAAGGGCTTCAACCTGGTGCTCCTGGCACAAAAGGGCCTGCCGGTTCCGCCGGGGGTAATAGTCACCACCGAGGTCTTCAGATGCTATCCTATTATCCAGAAACTGCGCAGCGCATACATGGAATTCAAGTCACAGCTTCAGAAAGCCATAGGGGAGATAGAGAATCAGACCGGGCGCAGGTTTGGCGATCCGTCAAATCCCCTGCTTTTATCCGTAAGGAGCGGAGCGGCCATTTCCATGCCTGGGATGATGTCAACAATCATAAACGTGGGCAGTAATCCCGAAATCATAGAAGGCCTGGCGAAAAAGACCGGCAATGCCTGGTTTGCCTGGGACAACTACCGCAGGTTCGTCCAGTCATGGGCCATGTCCTTTGATCTGGAACGCGAGATGTTCACCGAGATCATGAATAACCACAAGCTCCGTTACGGGGTGAAACAGAAAAGGGAATTTACCGGATACCAGATGAAAGAATTGGCCCTGGCTTATCAGCAAGCTACGCTGGACCACGGCCTGGAGCTGGAAAAGGATCCTTTTGAGCAGCTCCTTGTGGCCATACAACTGATTCTGACTTCATGGGAGTCTGAAAAAGCAAAGAACTACAGGGAAATAATGGAGATGTCCGATTACTGGGGCACGGCTGTGATACTGCAGGCCATGGCCTATGGAAATCTTTCAGAGACATCCGGCAGCGGCGTGGCCTTCACGCCGATCCATACCGACAATATAGACAGTATCAGCCTATGGGGTGACTTTACCACCGGAAATCAGGGGGATGACATTGTGAGTGGTCTGGTCAGTACATATCCGATTTCAATAAAGCAGCAAAAGGCCATGGGGCTTGATTCCGAAATGACTCTGGAGAAAAATTTTCCGGAGATTTACAATACCTTGTTATCCATAAGCAGAGAGCTCATCTATGAGAAAAGATGGGACCCCCAGGAGATAGAATTTACCTTTGAAGGCCCGGAGAGCAACAGGCTCTTCATACTCCAGAGCCGGAACATGACCACCAAGAGGCGATGCATCGTTCAGGTCTTTGTGCCATCAGGGGAGTTGGAGGCCAGCTATCTGGGCAGGGGCATCGGCGTAAGCGGAGGCGCCATGACCGGGAAGGCTGTATTCACCCTGTCCGAGATCAAGTCCTTACGCAGGAAAGAACCAGAAACCCCTTTGATCCTGATCCGGTCGGACACGGTCCCGGACGATATCAAGGAAATTACTTTAACAGACGGCCTGCTCACGGCAAAAGGAGGACAGACTTCTCATGCAGCCATTATTGCATTTCGCCTGGACAAGAGCTGCATCGTGGGCTGTAAGCAACTGCAGGTCTTTGAAAATCAGGGTTTTGCGCAATTACACGACCGCATTATTCGTTCCGGCGACTTCCTGAGTATTGACGGCAGAAACGGATCGATATACATGGGCAGGCATGCCACTCAGACAGAGGAAGAGATGTCTCTGGTCTGA
- the pgk gene encoding phosphoglycerate kinase, which translates to MIKYIDEIPLKGQRVLMRTDFNVPLDDSGNITDDSRIRAALPSIRYALEVEARLILCSHLGRPKGQRIEKFSLRPVAGRLGELIDREVPLAPDCIGAEVENQVSSMSDGEVLLLENLRYHQGETKNDPGFAEALARMADVYINDAFAVSHRSHASVTGIPGLVKNCAAGFLVKQELLYFKKAVEGPARPLAAILGGVKISSKLGAVKNILDRVDKLIVGGAMANTFLAAQGINIGKSLAEKSLADTAGALIDRARDKGVKLYLPVDCIIARDIDANAGTRTVPVQEIPDDWMALDIGPATSSLFSEALYNVKTIVWNGPMGAFELEPFSQGTMALAHAVGSSQAISIVGGGDTGLAVHRAGEAGNISYMSTGGGAFLSLLEGKELPGIAALEECIKK; encoded by the coding sequence ATGATCAAATACATAGACGAAATTCCGCTGAAAGGCCAAAGGGTCCTGATGAGGACGGACTTCAATGTCCCCCTGGACGATTCCGGCAATATCACAGACGACAGCCGCATCAGGGCGGCCCTGCCGAGCATACGCTATGCCTTAGAGGTCGAAGCAAGGCTGATACTCTGCTCGCATCTTGGCCGCCCGAAGGGACAGAGAATAGAAAAATTCAGCCTGAGGCCGGTGGCCGGGCGTCTTGGCGAACTGATAGACAGGGAGGTACCTCTGGCCCCGGACTGTATTGGAGCAGAAGTGGAGAACCAGGTCAGCTCCATGTCGGACGGAGAAGTGCTGCTGCTTGAAAACCTCAGGTATCATCAGGGAGAGACAAAAAACGACCCCGGCTTTGCAGAAGCCTTGGCAAGAATGGCCGATGTGTATATAAATGACGCCTTTGCAGTATCACACAGGTCCCATGCCTCAGTGACCGGGATACCCGGCCTGGTCAAAAACTGCGCGGCCGGTTTCCTTGTAAAGCAGGAACTCTTGTACTTCAAAAAGGCCGTGGAAGGACCTGCCAGGCCCCTGGCGGCCATCCTGGGCGGGGTCAAGATATCCAGCAAGCTGGGGGCCGTTAAAAACATACTGGACCGGGTGGATAAGCTGATAGTCGGCGGGGCCATGGCCAATACCTTCCTGGCAGCGCAAGGCATTAATATAGGAAAATCCCTCGCTGAGAAAAGTCTGGCAGACACGGCCGGGGCCCTAATTGATCGGGCAAGAGACAAAGGTGTCAAATTATACCTTCCTGTTGACTGCATCATAGCACGGGATATTGATGCAAACGCCGGGACCAGGACCGTCCCGGTCCAGGAAATTCCAGATGATTGGATGGCATTGGACATAGGGCCTGCAACGTCAAGCCTCTTCAGCGAAGCCCTTTACAATGTCAAAACCATAGTATGGAATGGCCCAATGGGGGCCTTTGAGCTTGAACCTTTCAGCCAGGGTACGATGGCCCTGGCGCATGCGGTCGGCAGCAGTCAGGCCATCAGCATTGTAGGCGGAGGAGATACCGGTCTGGCCGTCCACAGGGCCGGTGAAGCAGGGAACATATCTTACATGTCCACGGGTGGGGGAGCGTTTCTCAGCCTCCTGGAAGGAAAAGAGCTGCCGGGCATAGCGGCGCTTGAGGAGTGTATTAAAAAATGA
- a CDS encoding triose-phosphate isomerase: MNTLKRRPVLAANWKMYKTVAETRDFLDVFLPLVNDLPEREIVIAPPFTALSAAREIIKQSGLVTLAAQNMYFEQKGSFTGEISPIMLKEFAVKWVILGHSERRHIFGEKNGLIALKVRSALENDLLPILCIGEKLEEREAGLMHEILERQLSAGFSEVGSEEADRVVVAYEPVWAIGTGKTATPDQAQDAHAHIRSWLTGRFDSGIAGRIRILYGGSVKPENVNELMALPDVDGALVGGASLKPGSFAQIAGCRID, encoded by the coding sequence ATGAACACCCTGAAAAGAAGACCTGTTTTGGCAGCCAACTGGAAGATGTACAAGACAGTGGCCGAGACCCGTGACTTCCTTGATGTCTTTTTGCCCCTGGTGAATGACCTGCCGGAAAGAGAGATAGTGATCGCTCCTCCGTTTACTGCCCTTTCAGCAGCCCGGGAAATCATTAAGCAAAGTGGACTTGTGACACTGGCAGCCCAGAACATGTACTTTGAGCAAAAGGGTAGCTTCACTGGTGAAATATCACCGATCATGCTCAAGGAATTCGCGGTAAAGTGGGTGATCCTCGGGCATTCAGAGCGCAGGCATATTTTCGGAGAAAAAAACGGCCTTATTGCCCTAAAGGTCAGGTCTGCCCTGGAAAATGACCTGCTTCCAATACTATGTATCGGGGAAAAGCTGGAGGAAAGAGAGGCCGGGCTTATGCATGAGATACTTGAAAGGCAGTTATCCGCGGGCTTTTCAGAAGTAGGTAGTGAAGAGGCAGACCGGGTAGTGGTTGCCTATGAACCTGTATGGGCGATTGGCACGGGTAAGACAGCCACCCCGGACCAGGCACAGGATGCCCACGCCCATATACGCTCCTGGCTGACCGGCCGTTTCGATTCCGGTATTGCAGGGCGGATTCGAATATTGTATGGTGGCTCGGTTAAGCCGGAAAATGTCAATGAATTAATGGCGCTCCCCGACGTGGACGGAGCACTTGTCGGCGGCGCTTCTCTCAAACCCGGGAGCTTTGCACAAATTGCCGGTTGCCGGATTGATTAA
- a CDS encoding preprotein translocase subunit SecG has protein sequence MYSILIIVYVITCVLLVLTVLLQQGKGAEIGAVFGSSDTIFGSAGPASFLNKLTTGLAVAFMILALVLTYLSAHKVEDSVMRDVQVTTSPVTTEPVETAEPAATVIPEPVETAPAPATGVEEPAHGSNKKTNSLAEDSQQKKNQPENIAPSTNQPDTPK, from the coding sequence TTGTATTCTATATTAATAATAGTTTATGTTATTACGTGTGTCCTCTTGGTCCTCACTGTCCTGCTCCAGCAAGGCAAGGGGGCCGAGATAGGAGCTGTATTCGGGTCCAGTGATACCATCTTTGGCAGTGCGGGACCGGCCTCTTTTCTGAACAAGCTCACTACAGGACTGGCGGTAGCCTTTATGATCTTGGCCCTTGTTCTTACCTATTTATCGGCTCACAAGGTTGAGGATTCCGTAATGCGCGACGTGCAGGTAACTACCAGCCCTGTAACTACCGAACCTGTTGAAACTGCTGAACCTGCTGCGACTGTAATTCCTGAACCTGTTGAAACCGCTCCTGCGCCAGCGACAGGAGTTGAAGAGCCCGCCCATGGCTCAAATAAAAAGACAAATTCCCTGGCTGAAGATAGCCAGCAGAAGAAAAATCAGCCTGAAAACATTGCACCATCAACGAATCAACCTGATACCCCTAAATAG
- a CDS encoding response regulator encodes MKETGKVSGKKLLIIEDNQDSRELVIKILRNRDYQIIEAVDGEEGLEKAIAEQPDIILLDIALPKMGGYEVAKNLRLREEFKHTSIIALTAHAMKGDREKALQAGFSGYISKPINVHDLPEQIEYYAKKH; translated from the coding sequence ATGAAAGAAACAGGGAAGGTTTCAGGAAAAAAACTGCTGATAATTGAGGACAACCAGGACAGCAGGGAGCTGGTAATCAAGATCTTAAGAAACCGGGATTACCAGATAATCGAAGCCGTTGATGGAGAAGAGGGCCTGGAAAAGGCGATCGCTGAACAGCCGGATATTATTCTTCTGGATATCGCTCTCCCGAAGATGGGAGGCTATGAGGTTGCAAAAAATCTGAGGCTTCGAGAGGAGTTTAAGCATACCTCCATAATTGCATTGACCGCACATGCAATGAAAGGAGACAGGGAAAAGGCTTTACAGGCCGGGTTCAGCGGGTATATTTCAAAGCCGATAAACGTGCACGATCTGCCCGAGCAGATAGAATACTACGCGAAAAAACATTAA
- a CDS encoding cytochrome C, with protein MALLIVTFSPEEVRAGNGTEINTEIQIYVGSEACKPCHQKEYGSFTKYAKKSSSFKSIQRVKKGLTEEEIKRCYFCHTTGYGKPGGFVSLEETPHLKNAGCEVCHGPGGLHVRTQRSQDIKGNLTMKDCEGCHISERVKAFRFKPLIHGGAH; from the coding sequence ATGGCATTATTGATCGTCACCTTCAGTCCTGAAGAAGTTCGAGCTGGAAATGGCACTGAAATTAACACTGAAATACAAATATATGTCGGTTCAGAAGCCTGCAAGCCCTGCCACCAAAAGGAATATGGGAGTTTTACCAAATATGCAAAGAAGAGCAGTTCCTTCAAGAGCATCCAAAGGGTGAAAAAGGGCCTTACCGAGGAAGAAATAAAAAGGTGCTATTTCTGCCATACAACGGGATATGGCAAACCGGGCGGCTTTGTCAGTCTTGAGGAGACTCCTCACCTGAAGAACGCGGGCTGCGAGGTATGCCATGGCCCCGGTGGACTGCACGTCAGGACGCAGCGCTCTCAGGATATCAAGGGGAATCTCACAATGAAAGATTGTGAGGGGTGTCACATATCGGAGAGGGTCAAGGCCTTCAGGTTCAAACCCTTGATTCACGGAGGCGCGCATTAG
- a CDS encoding cytochrome C, protein MLAHEPVGSIGEEERKRMVLKVKFLIICIFGFVMLMAGIGINSSSAMETDDCLGCHGDSSIIDEGGERLYIDGAQFAGTKHAEDGCGSCHFVTDDHPDDGIRPGKESCDTCHEDTIDELSKGLHAGNAECTDCHNPHAAKGLKPPGESCGMCHEDAVEEYLKSPHAEKAACSDCHSPHTVKSHLSISGFEKNRRCATCHDNVGHSEWLLRSRLHMQATTCISCHTDSKGIVIAMYIEKRDGVRPDKEGEIDLATYEDLMQLVGDGGVQSLIDTNGDGSITMAELKDFNKNSKYQDVGLWGVLSTETASHSYGIFEDRRDCSFCHAAGPKAMQTCYVAFPNQDGTYSRVAVEEGAVLDPLFATPDFYMVGSTRNDILSILGLLIIASGLGAASLHGTFRFLTRKNRRKH, encoded by the coding sequence ATGCTCGCACATGAACCTGTAGGTTCTATAGGTGAGGAAGAGAGGAAAAGGATGGTGCTCAAAGTAAAGTTTCTTATAATATGTATTTTTGGTTTCGTGATGTTGATGGCCGGCATCGGCATCAACTCGTCGAGTGCCATGGAAACCGACGACTGTCTGGGATGCCATGGCGATTCATCCATAATTGATGAAGGGGGCGAGCGTCTGTATATCGACGGTGCCCAGTTCGCCGGTACGAAACACGCAGAAGATGGTTGCGGGTCCTGCCATTTTGTAACCGACGATCATCCTGACGATGGAATCAGGCCCGGAAAAGAAAGCTGCGACACATGCCATGAAGATACTATTGATGAGTTATCAAAGGGCCTTCATGCGGGAAATGCGGAATGCACGGATTGTCATAACCCCCACGCAGCCAAAGGCCTCAAGCCTCCTGGTGAAAGCTGTGGTATGTGCCATGAAGATGCCGTTGAAGAGTATTTGAAAAGCCCCCATGCAGAAAAGGCTGCCTGTTCGGATTGTCACAGCCCCCATACGGTAAAAAGCCATCTGTCGATTTCAGGTTTTGAAAAAAATAGACGGTGTGCCACTTGCCATGATAATGTCGGTCATTCTGAATGGCTTCTCCGGTCAAGGCTCCACATGCAGGCAACTACGTGCATAAGCTGCCATACCGATTCGAAAGGCATCGTCATCGCCATGTATATTGAGAAAAGAGATGGTGTCAGACCGGATAAGGAAGGTGAGATTGACCTGGCAACTTACGAAGACCTCATGCAGTTAGTCGGAGACGGGGGAGTTCAATCTCTCATAGACACCAATGGTGACGGTTCCATCACAATGGCAGAGCTCAAAGATTTCAACAAGAACTCAAAATACCAAGACGTGGGGCTCTGGGGGGTGCTGTCAACAGAGACGGCAAGCCACAGCTACGGGATATTTGAAGACCGCCGGGATTGTTCTTTCTGCCACGCCGCCGGGCCAAAAGCCATGCAGACATGTTATGTAGCCTTTCCCAATCAAGACGGCACGTACAGCAGGGTCGCTGTTGAAGAGGGAGCGGTACTCGACCCTCTTTTTGCTACCCCTGACTTCTACATGGTGGGCTCCACCAGAAACGATATTCTCAGCATTCTGGGGCTGCTAATCATAGCCAGTGGCTTAGGCGCGGCCTCACTCCACGGCACTTTCAGATTTTTGACCCGAAAGAACAGGAGGAAGCATTGA
- a CDS encoding cytochrome b: MEKPKMIYLNPLAVRIWHWIHAIGITTLCITGAQIRFPEYINLFGSYRAAVLVHDYTGIFVCIDWLLWFSYYVFIDKSLIKLYVPTLDDLKTGVIRQMLFYGFNYFRGKPNPHHPTPDNKFNPMQKGAYLMIMTALVPIVLLSGLLLLLITQKWMIALGGVKIVVGIHFLLACSFAAFLFVHMYLATLGHTFWAHIITMITGWEEEVEEH, from the coding sequence ATGGAAAAGCCAAAGATGATCTATCTTAACCCTCTCGCAGTCAGGATATGGCATTGGATCCACGCCATTGGAATAACAACTCTGTGCATTACAGGGGCCCAGATCAGGTTTCCCGAGTATATTAATCTCTTTGGTAGCTATAGAGCAGCGGTACTGGTTCATGATTATACCGGAATCTTCGTGTGCATCGATTGGTTGTTATGGTTTTCATATTACGTATTCATTGACAAGAGCCTGATAAAGCTCTATGTCCCAACCCTTGACGACCTGAAAACGGGTGTCATAAGACAGATGCTGTTCTATGGCTTCAACTACTTCCGGGGCAAACCCAACCCGCATCATCCCACGCCTGACAACAAATTCAATCCCATGCAGAAGGGGGCATACCTGATGATCATGACTGCACTTGTACCGATCGTCCTGTTGTCAGGCCTGCTGCTCTTGCTGATTACGCAGAAATGGATGATAGCATTAGGCGGGGTAAAAATAGTGGTCGGGATACATTTCCTGCTGGCCTGCAGTTTTGCCGCCTTCCTCTTTGTCCACATGTATCTGGCTACCCTGGGGCACACATTCTGGGCACATATCATAACCATGATAACCGGCTGGGAAGAAGAGGTAGAAGAACATTAG
- a CDS encoding DDE transposase has protein sequence YGSKRGDELPEDLSTAEKRLAKIKEAKKYLEARKKAEAKKSKESHKKHGRKSQKPDDTVKPETKVNMTDSESRIQKTSKGYIQGYNAQAVATEDQIVIACDVVNEANDIHQLKPMLEQAQQNLSEIDVYAKTVLADAGYCSDDNLEYLESKDEINALVSTRKEQEMRKAESGSKNIRHRSDRYKAMDRNLQNPVSRYIYGFRKRIIEPVFGQMKHCQGFPGFLLRGLEKVKNEFTLWCSAHNILKLYRYGDRKTAI, from the coding sequence TATGGCAGCAAACGTGGTGATGAACTTCCTGAGGATTTGAGTACTGCAGAAAAAAGGCTTGCAAAGATCAAAGAGGCTAAAAAATACCTGGAAGCCAGAAAAAAGGCTGAAGCCAAAAAGAGCAAGGAGTCTCATAAGAAACACGGCAGAAAATCTCAAAAGCCTGACGACACAGTGAAGCCTGAAACCAAGGTCAATATGACCGATTCTGAGAGTCGTATTCAGAAGACGTCCAAAGGTTATATTCAAGGTTATAATGCTCAGGCCGTAGCTACAGAAGACCAGATAGTTATTGCCTGTGACGTGGTGAATGAGGCCAATGACATTCATCAGCTTAAACCTATGCTGGAGCAGGCACAGCAGAATCTTTCAGAAATAGATGTTTACGCAAAGACAGTCCTTGCTGACGCAGGGTATTGCAGTGACGATAATCTTGAATACCTGGAATCCAAGGATGAAATAAACGCTCTTGTTTCAACCCGGAAAGAGCAAGAGATGAGAAAGGCCGAATCCGGCTCCAAAAATATCAGGCACCGTTCCGACAGATACAAGGCCATGGACAGGAACCTCCAAAACCCAGTCAGTCGATATATTTATGGATTTCGCAAGCGAATAATTGAACCTGTATTTGGGCAGATGAAACATTGTCAGGGTTTCCCCGGCTTTCTCTTACGTGGACTTGAGAAGGTTAAGAACGAATTCACCTTATGGTGCAGTGCGCACAATATTTTGAAGCTATACAGATATGGCGACAGAAAAACGGCAATATGA